A region of the Arthrobacter sp. FW306-07-I genome:
TCTGCCATCTTGGCGGCGCGCTGCCGCCAGACCTGTTCATATTCGTCGAGCAGCCGCCGGGCCTTTTGCAGTCCTTCATGATTGCCCCGCACGATCTGCTCCCTTCCGCGCTTTTCCTTGCTGACCAGGGATGCGCGCTCCAACACCGCCACATGCTTCTGTACGGCGGCAAAACTCATGGCGTAGAGGGCTGCCAGGCCGGAGATGGAGTACTCGCCGACGGTGACCCGGCG
Encoded here:
- a CDS encoding ArsR/SmtB family transcription factor, producing MVVDQLRETEVDRLFQAFADSTRRDIVRRVTVGEYSISGLAALYAMSFAAVQKHVAVLERASLVSKEKRGREQIVRGNHEGLQKARRLLDEYEQVWRQRAAKMADILAEG